The Chloroflexota bacterium region GGTGATGACCGGGTGCTGACCTGCGATGGCGCCCAGATCACGAGCGGCATTCTCGAGCGCCTTGGGGTTCTCCAGGGCCTCGCCCATGCCGATGTTGATGATGACCTTGCGCACGGAAGGCACTTCCATGATGTTCTTGAAGGAGAATTCCTTCATGAGGGCAGGCACAATCTCCTTGGCATAGCGCTCCCGGAGGCGCGGCACATAGTTCGGCGGGAGCTGGAAGACGGGTCCCTCAGGAGCCTTGGCAGCATGCTTCTTAGGCTGCTCTTTCTCTTTGCCTGAGGCCTTTTCGCCCTCCGGCTTTTTCGCAGGAGCCTCGGCAACGGGCGTCTCCGCCTTCGGCGGCTGCGCGGCAACCTCCGGCGCCTTCGCCGGCTTTTTCTCCCGGGATTTCTTCTCAGCCGCCGGCTCTTGGCCTTCAGCCTTGGGCTTCTTGTCCGCCCCGGCCTGGCTCTCTACGCCAGTTCTTCTTGGGTCGTTCTGCATATCCGTACCTTTTTGACGCGGGCGGTTCCGCCCTCCTGCGTCTTGACCAGCCTATAGCCGACTCTCGAGGGCTTGTTCGTGCTCGGCGCGATCACCATGACGTTGGAGGCGGAGATCGGCGCCGGGCGCTCGACGATGCCCGATTGCTTGAGATTCGGGTTCTGCTTCAGATGCCGCTTCACGATGTTGACCGATTCGACGGTCAAAGCGTTTCTGTCAGGGAAGACGTG contains the following coding sequences:
- the rplE gene encoding 50S ribosomal protein L5, with translation MPRLRERYAKEIVPALMKEFSFKNIMEVPSVRKVIINIGMGEALENPKALENAARDLGAIAGQHPVITRAKKSIANFKVRQGSGIGVMVTLRGSRMYEFLDRLINVTIPRMRDFRGMPNRGFDGRGNYTIGL
- a CDS encoding 50S ribosomal protein L24, translating into MKVHKNDQVLVIRGKDKGKRGKVLHVFPDRNALTVESVNIVKRHLKQNPNLKQSGIVERPAPISASNVMVIAPSTNKPSRVGYRLVKTQEGGTARVKKVRICRTTQEELA